One genomic region from Bacteroidales bacterium encodes:
- a CDS encoding helix-turn-helix domain-containing protein, translating to MNYILIIGVFEAIFLILLLVSKKRKTRPDMFLGIILSLYALSIFITYVEIYNIQNNFPYPNIINLSWLILYLHGPGLWFYIKSLSFPVFRFKLIYLLHFIPFLTFLIAYYFNFFHLPVSEKIHIAENELFKEQIFYKISVLSIGVSTITYNLWALKLIQNHRRNLMQSFSKIEDIDLNWLRILTIVSLICYGVNVALFNLDLIFQFATHQILMLTTYSFASVYILAIGYFGLQQKNVFVNRIIKNQLMYDKSVSIKRPVTHRKEDNEFINTLLSFMEQKQPCLDPEISISKLSKLLKVKTEYLSEILNSHLNQTFFDFINKYRVEEFKVQSISETNSHLSIMGIAYNCGFNSKASFYRAFKKFEEISPSAYIQSA from the coding sequence ATGAACTACATACTTATAATTGGAGTTTTTGAAGCTATATTTCTGATTTTACTGCTCGTAAGTAAAAAAAGGAAAACAAGACCTGATATGTTTCTTGGAATAATTTTGAGCTTATATGCCTTAAGTATTTTTATTACGTATGTAGAAATATATAATATCCAAAACAATTTTCCTTATCCTAACATAATTAACCTTTCATGGCTAATATTATATTTACACGGACCAGGCTTATGGTTTTATATTAAATCTTTATCGTTTCCTGTTTTTAGGTTCAAACTTATATATTTGCTTCATTTTATTCCTTTTCTAACTTTTTTGATTGCATATTATTTCAATTTTTTTCATCTTCCGGTTTCAGAAAAAATCCATATAGCTGAAAATGAATTGTTTAAAGAACAGATATTCTACAAAATATCTGTTCTTTCCATTGGTGTCTCTACAATTACATATAATTTGTGGGCTTTGAAATTAATTCAAAATCACCGCCGTAATTTAATGCAGAGTTTTTCAAAAATTGAAGATATTGATTTAAACTGGCTACGAATTCTTACCATAGTGTCTCTTATTTGTTATGGAGTAAACGTAGCTTTATTTAATCTGGATTTAATTTTTCAATTTGCTACTCATCAAATCCTTATGTTGACAACATACAGTTTTGCTTCGGTATATATATTGGCAATCGGATATTTCGGATTACAACAAAAGAATGTTTTTGTTAACAGAATTATTAAAAATCAATTAATGTATGATAAATCTGTAAGTATAAAAAGACCAGTTACTCATCGAAAAGAAGATAATGAATTCATTAACACTCTTTTATCGTTCATGGAGCAAAAACAACCTTGTCTCGACCCTGAAATAAGCATTTCAAAATTAAGTAAATTGCTGAAAGTAAAAACAGAATATCTTTCCGAGATACTTAACTCACATCTTAACCAAACCTTTTTTGACTTTATCAACAAATATCGAGTTGAAGAGTTTAAGGTTCAAAGTATATCCGAAACTAACAGCCATCTTTCCATTATGGGCATTGCTTATAACTGTGGTTTCAATTCAAAAGCATCATTTTACAGAGCTTTTAAGAAATTTGAAGAAATATCGCCAAGTGCCTATATCCAAAGTGCTTAA
- the pepE gene encoding dipeptidase PepE, with protein sequence MRLLLISNSTNAGEDYLDYPKFNIKDFLGDKIKKTLFIPYAGVTFSFDDYVKKVQERFDEIGYIVDPIHRYDNPVEAVKNAEAIVVGGGNTFQLTKMLQDNGLIEAIREKVINGTPYVGWSAGSNIACPTIKTTNDMPILEPDSFNVFNLVPFQINPHYLDANPEGHAGETREMRLEEFLEVNPDIYVVGLREGTMLKVENNTMSLIGKRNARIFKKGQMPKELSPGENFSFLL encoded by the coding sequence ATGAGACTATTATTAATCAGTAATTCAACAAATGCAGGAGAAGACTATTTGGATTATCCTAAATTTAATATTAAAGATTTTTTGGGTGATAAAATTAAAAAAACATTATTTATCCCATACGCAGGAGTAACTTTTTCATTTGATGACTATGTAAAAAAAGTACAGGAAAGATTTGATGAAATCGGTTATATTGTTGACCCGATACATCGTTATGATAATCCTGTTGAAGCAGTAAAAAATGCTGAAGCTATTGTTGTAGGAGGAGGAAATACTTTTCAACTTACAAAAATGCTTCAGGATAATGGATTAATAGAAGCTATAAGGGAAAAAGTAATAAACGGAACACCGTATGTTGGCTGGAGTGCAGGTTCAAATATTGCATGTCCTACTATTAAAACCACAAACGATATGCCTATTCTTGAACCTGACAGTTTCAATGTTTTTAATCTTGTTCCATTTCAAATAAATCCGCATTACTTAGACGCAAACCCCGAAGGACATGCAGGAGAAACAAGAGAAATGAGACTTGAAGAGTTTTTAGAAGTTAATCCTGATATTTATGTAGTAGGTTTAAGAGAAGGAACAATGTTGAAAGTTGAAAATAATACTATGAGTTTAATAGGCAAAAGAAATGCAAGAATATTCAAAAAAGGACAAATGCCAAAAGAATTAAGCCCAGGTGAAAATTTTAGTTTTCTTTTATGA
- the rsgA gene encoding ribosome small subunit-dependent GTPase A encodes MKKGLIIKTTGSWHTVKEENGEIYDCKIRGKFRIKGIKTTNPIAVGDYVEFDIISNEKTGVITNIIGRKNYLIRKSVNLSKQGHIIAANIDTVFLIVTLKDPETTTLFIDRFLISAEAYRIPVIIVFNKIDIYDEHLLSQMKELINIYSDIGYKCYKISATQNINIDNLKDAMKGKVNVISGHSGVGKSTIINSLDKNLNLKIAKISDYHKKGKHTTAYSELFEFEFGGYVVDTPGIKAFGIIDMYKEEIFHFFPEIFKISKNCKYYNCTHTHEPECAVKKSVEDGIISSSRYINYLKILDEDWDEKYRKPF; translated from the coding sequence TTGAAAAAAGGACTTATTATAAAAACTACAGGTAGTTGGCATACTGTTAAAGAAGAAAACGGTGAAATATATGATTGTAAAATCAGAGGAAAGTTTCGTATAAAAGGAATTAAAACAACAAACCCCATTGCTGTTGGTGATTATGTTGAGTTTGATATTATTAGTAATGAAAAAACAGGAGTAATAACAAATATAATAGGGCGAAAAAATTATTTAATACGAAAATCTGTTAATCTTTCAAAACAGGGACATATTATTGCGGCTAATATTGATACTGTATTTTTAATCGTTACTTTAAAAGACCCCGAAACCACAACTTTATTTATTGACCGTTTTTTAATTTCAGCCGAAGCTTATCGTATTCCTGTGATAATTGTTTTTAATAAAATTGATATTTATGATGAACATTTATTATCACAAATGAAGGAATTAATTAATATATATTCAGATATTGGTTACAAATGCTATAAAATATCTGCCACTCAAAATATTAATATAGATAATTTAAAAGATGCAATGAAAGGCAAAGTGAATGTAATTTCAGGACATTCCGGTGTTGGTAAATCAACAATAATAAATTCATTGGATAAAAACCTTAATTTAAAAATTGCTAAAATATCTGACTATCATAAAAAAGGAAAACATACAACTGCTTATTCAGAGCTTTTTGAATTTGAATTTGGAGGTTATGTTGTTGACACACCGGGAATTAAAGCTTTTGGAATTATCGATATGTATAAGGAAGAAATTTTTCATTTTTTCCCTGAAATTTTTAAAATATCAAAAAATTGTAAATATTACAACTGTACCCATACCCATGAACCGGAATGTGCTGTTAAAAAAAGTGTAGAAGACGGAATAATAAGTTCATCAAGATATATTAATTATCTTAAAATTTTAGATGAAGACTGGGATGAAAAGTATAGAAAACCTTTTTAA
- the xth gene encoding exodeoxyribonuclease III yields MKKILSYNVNGIRAAINKGFVDWLKSEKPDILCIQEIKANKEQFDVKIFEQLGYYNYWFSALKKGYSGVAILTKTEPDNIEYGISIKKYDDDGRVIRADFGEISLFNAYFPSGTTGGVRQEFKMDFLYDFQNYLKIFKQKRPKIIVSGDYNICHKPIDINHPERHKKSSGFLPEEREWFDGFINSGLTDSFREFNKEANQYSWWSYRANSRVKNLGWRIDYHLISNLLKSQLKSASILPDVFHSDHCPVMIEMDI; encoded by the coding sequence ATGAAAAAAATACTATCCTATAATGTTAACGGTATCCGTGCTGCAATTAACAAAGGCTTTGTTGATTGGTTAAAATCGGAGAAACCTGATATTTTATGTATTCAGGAAATAAAAGCAAACAAAGAACAATTTGATGTTAAAATCTTTGAACAGTTAGGATATTATAATTATTGGTTTTCTGCACTAAAAAAAGGATATAGCGGAGTCGCAATATTAACAAAAACAGAACCTGATAATATAGAATATGGAATAAGTATTAAAAAATATGATGATGATGGCAGGGTGATACGTGCTGATTTTGGAGAAATTAGTTTATTTAATGCTTATTTCCCGTCAGGGACTACAGGAGGCGTCAGACAAGAATTTAAAATGGATTTTTTATATGATTTTCAGAATTATTTAAAAATATTTAAACAAAAACGTCCGAAAATAATAGTTTCAGGCGATTATAATATTTGTCATAAACCAATTGATATTAATCATCCTGAAAGACATAAAAAATCTTCAGGTTTTTTGCCCGAAGAAAGAGAATGGTTTGATGGTTTTATAAATTCAGGTTTAACAGATAGCTTTCGTGAATTTAATAAAGAAGCTAATCAATATAGTTGGTGGAGCTACAGGGCAAATTCAAGAGTAAAAAATTTAGGTTGGAGAATTGATTATCATTTAATCAGCAACTTATTAAAATCGCAACTTAAATCAGCATCAATTTTACCAGATGTGTTTCATTCAGACCATTGTCCTGTGATGATAGAAATGGATATTTAA
- a CDS encoding flippase-like domain-containing protein, producing the protein MKKKIINIIKFTLFFLVGIILFWLVYRDQNFKDILNELKKLNYWWVSLTLVFALLSHLSRALRWNLLIQSLGHKSNILNTFLSIMVMYLANLALPRMGEFTRCAIINRYEKISLPKLLGTVILERIIDFIVLVLLFFIVIITQFHVVIKFIKNNPELSHKFDNLFSSEKILFITGTILVLLIIIFLLFKNHIKTSWIYRKIAGFIIQIFDGIKTIRNMKNAKIFIFHTIFIYAMYYLMTYVFFWSFLPTANLSLIAGLSTLVIGSFGMVAPVQGGIGAYHFMVMETLFIYGISRTNGKIFALVQHGSINLMLIVVGFICLILLPVVNKKRSI; encoded by the coding sequence TTGAAGAAAAAAATAATTAATATAATAAAATTCACATTATTCTTTCTTGTTGGAATAATATTATTCTGGCTGGTTTATCGCGACCAGAATTTCAAAGATATTTTAAATGAATTAAAAAAATTAAACTATTGGTGGGTAAGTTTAACATTGGTTTTTGCTTTATTAAGCCACTTGTCACGTGCTTTGCGATGGAATTTATTAATTCAATCTCTTGGACATAAATCAAACATATTAAATACTTTTCTTTCGATTATGGTAATGTACCTTGCTAATCTTGCATTACCGAGAATGGGGGAATTTACACGATGTGCTATTATCAACAGGTATGAAAAAATATCTTTACCAAAATTATTAGGAACTGTAATACTTGAAAGAATTATTGATTTTATTGTTTTGGTTTTATTATTTTTTATTGTAATAATTACCCAATTTCATGTAGTAATTAAATTTATTAAAAACAACCCTGAGTTAAGTCACAAATTCGATAATTTATTTTCATCTGAAAAGATATTATTTATAACCGGTACTATATTAGTTCTTTTAATAATTATTTTCTTACTATTTAAAAATCATATCAAAACAAGTTGGATATACAGAAAAATTGCAGGTTTTATTATACAAATATTTGATGGTATAAAAACCATTAGAAATATGAAAAATGCAAAAATTTTTATTTTTCATACCATCTTTATTTATGCAATGTATTATTTAATGACTTATGTGTTTTTCTGGAGTTTTTTACCCACTGCTAATCTTTCATTAATCGCCGGATTATCTACATTGGTTATAGGTAGCTTTGGAATGGTTGCTCCTGTTCAGGGTGGTATTGGTGCTTATCACTTTATGGTAATGGAAACATTATTTATTTATGGAATAAGCAGAACAAACGGGAAAATTTTTGCTCTTGTACAACATGGTTCAATAAACCTTATGCTAATTGTTGTTGGTTTTATTTGCCTGATTTTATTACCTGTCGTAAACAAAAAAAGAAGTATTTAA
- a CDS encoding SPASM domain-containing protein — protein MLNSFYDNCSFVSKLSIKKIINYKKLILSFYLSRIFKKSIHWGYPASISIEPTTSCNLECPQCLSGTKGFTRKQGNIDYELYKKIINELKSHLIYHSLYFQGEPLLHPHFFDLVKYTNSNNIYTATSTNGHFFSDSNCEKIINSGLNRIIISIDGTTQETYEKYRIKGKLNKVIEGTKKLVLLKNKIKSKTPFVIVQFLVFKHNQHQITEAKQLAKKIGVNKIIFKTAQIYDCKKSNKLIPTNNKYSRYFIDDKGNYVIKSKLKKNCWRMWHSAVVTWDGIIVPCCFDKDAKYSFGNVSISYFYNIWKNNKYDIFRNKIFKSRNKIDICTNCTEGIRYYK, from the coding sequence TTGTTAAACTCATTTTACGATAATTGTAGCTTTGTTTCAAAACTTAGTATTAAGAAAATAATTAACTATAAAAAACTTATACTAAGTTTTTACTTATCTCGTATTTTTAAAAAATCAATCCACTGGGGTTATCCTGCAAGTATATCAATTGAACCAACAACTTCGTGTAATTTGGAATGTCCTCAATGTTTAAGCGGCACCAAAGGATTTACAAGAAAACAAGGTAATATTGATTATGAGTTATATAAAAAAATAATCAATGAATTAAAATCACATTTAATTTACCATTCTCTTTATTTTCAGGGAGAACCTTTACTTCATCCCCATTTTTTCGATTTGGTTAAATATACAAATTCAAATAATATTTATACGGCTACTTCAACAAACGGACATTTTTTTTCTGACAGCAATTGTGAAAAAATAATCAATTCGGGACTTAACAGGATAATTATTTCTATTGATGGAACAACACAAGAAACATACGAAAAATATAGAATAAAAGGAAAACTCAATAAAGTTATTGAAGGAACAAAGAAGCTCGTTTTATTGAAAAATAAAATCAAATCAAAAACACCCTTTGTTATTGTTCAGTTTCTTGTTTTTAAACACAACCAACATCAAATAACCGAAGCAAAACAATTAGCTAAGAAAATTGGTGTGAATAAAATAATATTTAAAACAGCACAGATTTATGATTGTAAAAAGAGTAATAAATTAATCCCTACAAACAATAAATACTCCCGTTATTTTATAGATGATAAAGGTAATTATGTAATAAAAAGCAAATTAAAAAAAAATTGCTGGAGAATGTGGCACTCGGCAGTAGTAACATGGGATGGAATAATTGTACCCTGTTGTTTTGATAAAGATGCAAAATACAGTTTTGGAAATGTTTCAATATCTTATTTTTATAATATCTGGAAAAATAATAAATATGATATTTTCAGAAATAAAATATTCAAATCAAGAAATAAAATTGATATATGTACTAACTGCACCGAAGGAATAAGATATTATAAATAA
- a CDS encoding OmpA family protein has protein sequence MKIHPIILFIITLAVISSSCVPMRQFQELKLKSDKCISERDSLKSINEDYTVKNTEMSSEIEELKKQIANLTEDIAIRKDSIEYLYNKFSQCKTDKEDLLKRQNQLLKGSNKEMKLLLADLQETKNDLQIREDKLYELENNLEREKNSLEILKKELDEKTKELNAKTAELEERNKKLIELENILYTKDSIVLALKNNVSAALLGFENNGLSVNIRNGKVYVSLEEKLLFKFGSSEVDPNGVKALKQLGKVLEQNTNINILIEGHTDDVGNTNYNWDLSVKRATSIVKILLQNSKIDPKRLTAAGRGQFIPIDPANTDAARQKNRRTEIILTPKLDELFKILENN, from the coding sequence ATGAAAATTCATCCTATTATTTTATTTATAATAACTCTCGCAGTTATTTCTTCTTCATGTGTCCCTATGCGACAATTTCAGGAGTTAAAACTAAAAAGTGATAAATGTATTTCCGAAAGAGATTCATTAAAATCAATTAATGAAGATTATACAGTTAAAAATACTGAAATGTCATCGGAAATTGAAGAATTAAAAAAGCAAATAGCAAATCTTACTGAAGATATCGCAATTAGAAAAGATTCAATAGAATATCTTTATAATAAATTCAGCCAGTGCAAAACCGACAAAGAAGATTTGCTGAAAAGACAAAACCAGTTGTTAAAAGGAAGCAACAAAGAGATGAAGCTTTTACTTGCCGACCTGCAAGAAACAAAAAACGATCTTCAGATTAGGGAAGATAAATTATATGAATTAGAAAATAATCTTGAGAGAGAAAAAAACAGCCTTGAAATTCTTAAAAAGGAGCTTGATGAAAAAACAAAAGAGTTAAACGCAAAAACTGCTGAATTAGAAGAAAGAAACAAAAAGTTGATTGAACTTGAGAATATTTTATACACAAAAGATTCAATAGTTTTAGCTTTAAAAAACAATGTTTCTGCTGCTCTATTAGGTTTTGAAAATAACGGATTGTCAGTTAATATCCGAAACGGTAAAGTTTATGTTTCTCTTGAAGAAAAACTTCTGTTTAAATTCGGAAGTAGTGAAGTTGACCCAAATGGAGTTAAGGCTTTAAAACAATTAGGGAAAGTTCTTGAACAAAATACCAATATTAACATTCTTATTGAAGGACATACAGATGATGTTGGTAATACAAATTATAATTGGGATTTAAGTGTGAAAAGAGCAACTTCAATTGTTAAAATATTATTACAAAACTCAAAGATTGACCCTAAAAGACTTACAGCAGCCGGACGTGGACAATTCATTCCAATTGATCCCGCTAACACAGATGCTGCAAGACAAAAAAACAGGAGAACAGAAATTATTCTTACTCCAAAATTAGATGAATTATTTAAAATTCTTGAAAATAATTAA
- a CDS encoding glycosyltransferase family 2 protein, with the protein MLSVIVCTYNRDRYLNDCFESLKNQTYNKQFFEIILINNNSTDNTEKISKQFQAKNPDLNFRYYIEKKQGLSNARNKGIEVAKGEYIAFVDDDAIADKNYIINLAKTFEEQIEYTAIGGKVIPIYPNNKKPVWMSKYIQRMVSEVDYGNIAGEFYKRKYPVGCNMAFHKSFFDKHGGFNADLTLRSDDKFIFSKLRKLKKKTFYAPDVIVHHNIESYRLEPDFIKKLSILNGKTERIRLQSEPLIYTIIKPFEYLFKIIAAILIGISFIFKGQYIKAKYLVMIMWLSLIGFIKK; encoded by the coding sequence ATGCTTTCTGTAATTGTTTGTACATATAACAGGGATAGATATTTGAATGATTGTTTTGAAAGTTTAAAAAATCAAACTTATAATAAACAATTTTTTGAAATTATTTTAATTAATAATAATTCTACTGATAATACTGAAAAAATATCCAAACAATTTCAGGCTAAAAATCCCGATCTTAATTTTCGTTATTATATTGAAAAAAAACAAGGACTATCCAATGCAAGAAATAAAGGAATTGAAGTAGCAAAAGGAGAGTATATTGCTTTTGTTGATGATGATGCTATTGCTGATAAAAATTATATTATTAACCTTGCTAAAACTTTTGAAGAACAAATAGAATATACAGCAATTGGAGGGAAGGTAATTCCAATATATCCAAACAATAAGAAGCCTGTATGGATGTCAAAATATATTCAAAGAATGGTTTCTGAAGTTGATTATGGAAATATAGCAGGTGAATTTTATAAAAGAAAATATCCTGTCGGGTGTAATATGGCTTTTCACAAATCGTTTTTTGATAAACACGGAGGGTTTAATGCAGATTTAACTTTAAGAAGTGATGATAAGTTTATATTTTCTAAACTTCGTAAATTAAAGAAAAAAACATTTTATGCCCCTGATGTAATTGTTCATCATAATATTGAAAGTTATAGGCTGGAACCTGATTTTATAAAAAAACTAAGTATATTAAATGGAAAAACTGAAAGAATAAGACTACAATCCGAACCATTAATTTATACAATTATTAAACCTTTTGAATATTTATTTAAAATAATTGCTGCAATATTAATAGGAATAAGTTTTATTTTTAAAGGACAATATATAAAAGCAAAATATTTAGTAATGATAATGTGGTTATCATTAATTGGTTTTATTAAAAAATAA
- a CDS encoding polysaccharide pyruvyl transferase family protein gives MINLYCIRPKGFNIGNDVIHLALNHFIKSSFNQNLNIISIPATSKYESQKKAGLNPQTIYEINQFGHGLIIGGGNLYENGELEINQTALKALDVPFMIFSLSRGKIYNKKLELVDRTDVMTDNNIIAINKKADISLSRDIATHEYIKNLGCDNILGGCPTLFINEIPQHLVPISEVDKTDALISIRTPGLMSIPVENQYALRDQLLNIISNLKDKGYNNIKFLCHDHRDIPFATSFKEIKYLFTDDVYTYLTYLKNTRLNISYRLHSFLPALAMDVPTIKLSYDQRALSMLETVGMNEWNINILKQDSVEEVKKRIRSLGDLNNIKKDLKKDLWPKLRKTIVSNFNKYADLVQSQI, from the coding sequence ATGATTAATTTATATTGTATTAGGCCTAAGGGATTTAACATTGGAAATGATGTGATTCATTTAGCATTAAACCACTTTATTAAATCATCATTTAATCAGAACTTAAATATCATTTCAATTCCTGCCACAAGCAAATATGAGAGTCAGAAAAAAGCTGGATTAAATCCACAAACTATATATGAGATTAACCAATTTGGACATGGATTAATAATTGGGGGAGGAAACTTATATGAAAATGGTGAACTTGAAATAAATCAAACTGCTCTTAAAGCTTTAGATGTTCCTTTTATGATTTTTAGTTTGTCTAGAGGTAAAATATATAATAAAAAGCTTGAATTGGTAGATCGAACAGATGTTATGACTGACAACAATATTATTGCAATAAATAAAAAAGCTGATATTTCTCTCTCTAGAGATATAGCAACTCATGAATATATAAAAAATTTGGGGTGTGATAATATTTTGGGTGGTTGCCCAACATTATTTATCAATGAGATTCCACAACATTTGGTGCCTATTTCAGAAGTTGATAAAACAGACGCTTTAATTTCAATCAGAACACCTGGTTTAATGAGTATCCCTGTTGAAAACCAATATGCATTACGAGATCAGCTTTTAAATATAATTAGTAATCTTAAAGATAAAGGTTATAATAATATTAAATTTTTATGCCATGATCATAGAGATATTCCTTTTGCAACATCTTTTAAGGAAATTAAATATCTTTTTACCGATGATGTTTATACATACCTAACATACCTAAAAAATACACGATTAAATATTTCATACCGTTTACATTCTTTTCTTCCTGCTCTTGCTATGGATGTTCCTACAATTAAGCTTAGTTATGATCAAAGAGCATTAAGCATGCTTGAAACTGTAGGTATGAACGAATGGAATATAAATATTTTAAAACAGGATTCTGTTGAAGAAGTAAAAAAACGAATTCGTTCTTTAGGTGATTTAAATAATATTAAAAAAGATCTTAAAAAAGATCTTTGGCCAAAACTTAGAAAAACGATTGTTTCTAATTTTAACAAATATGCAGATTTAGTACAAAGCCAAATTTAG
- a CDS encoding N-acetylneuraminate synthase family protein, with protein sequence MQDVHIIAEAGTNHNGNFATAKKLIDIAKKANAHSVKFQIIYPEGLYLPGEYEFGHYDIKEVIAMRKKFMLKDEEYIQLGEYCNDIGIKFTASVFDQKSLDLLTELKPSYIKIASTDLNNISFLRKVIEKGIKTILSTGMSSLSDIENTVNEITKTGFNDLVLMHCVSAYPAKLEDMNLGFIDTLRSAFGFPVGLSDHTQGSIAACMALVKDISYIEKHFTQDRTQEGFDHKYAMEENQLIEYVKNIQKSMLALDRQKNKLGKDELYIRKRARRSLYAARDITKGEIIEDKDILVVRPEGIMNASDIDLLVGKMIQKDIKQYQAFSLNFIF encoded by the coding sequence ATGCAAGATGTTCATATAATTGCAGAAGCAGGTACAAATCATAATGGAAACTTTGCTACTGCCAAAAAGCTAATAGATATTGCAAAAAAAGCAAATGCACATTCTGTAAAGTTTCAGATTATATATCCCGAAGGTTTGTATTTGCCTGGTGAATATGAATTTGGACACTATGACATAAAAGAAGTAATTGCAATGCGAAAAAAATTCATGCTAAAAGATGAAGAATATATCCAATTAGGTGAGTATTGCAACGATATTGGTATTAAATTTACAGCATCTGTTTTTGATCAAAAAAGTCTTGATTTATTAACAGAATTGAAACCAAGTTATATCAAAATTGCTTCAACAGATTTAAATAATATATCCTTTCTAAGAAAAGTTATTGAGAAAGGAATAAAAACGATATTGTCTACAGGAATGTCCTCATTAAGTGATATTGAAAATACTGTAAATGAAATTACAAAAACAGGATTTAATGATTTGGTTTTAATGCACTGTGTTTCAGCTTATCCAGCTAAGCTAGAGGATATGAATCTTGGTTTTATTGATACGCTAAGGTCTGCATTTGGATTTCCTGTTGGCTTATCAGATCATACTCAAGGAAGTATTGCTGCCTGTATGGCTTTAGTTAAGGATATTTCATATATTGAAAAACATTTTACTCAGGATAGAACACAAGAAGGCTTTGATCATAAATATGCAATGGAGGAGAATCAATTAATTGAGTATGTGAAGAATATTCAGAAATCGATGTTAGCTCTTGACAGGCAAAAAAACAAATTAGGCAAAGATGAATTATATATTCGTAAAAGGGCAAGAAGATCATTGTATGCTGCTCGAGACATTACTAAGGGAGAAATAATTGAAGATAAGGATATTCTTGTTGTAAGACCGGAGGGAATTATGAATGCTTCAGATATTGATTTATTGGTAGGAAAAATGATTCAAAAGGATATTAAACAATACCAAGCTTTTTCTTTAAATTTTATTTTTTAG
- a CDS encoding glycosyltransferase has product MDILFICKGSVDIGLGHVIRSLSLAKKAYEKNNIEFVLIGTKNLYTLIKNLKCKKSIIKSEDELSSLIIRKYDVVIFDLLEIKDSIFNLISPFFKLKVSISPIINQFEKLDLYFNRTKYFPDKYLNSSVKKYCGLEYNIIKDDCIKIDESDFKKNLEIENIPIAISMGGSDAKNKTQNYLKQLKRVKNPATFWVMLGEGYNHSFDDLVKIIKEDDKHEVILAKTNHSMWQVLKNCVAIILPGGVTTYEAVYAGLPSINLITNPKQEFLLRELHENDVVLTVDLIDEKKANSLIDVVDEFINNREKLKKIHIKSSNLIDNKGSDRILSIIEYNINQKKL; this is encoded by the coding sequence ATGGACATTTTATTTATATGTAAAGGATCAGTAGATATTGGACTTGGGCATGTGATAAGATCTTTGTCATTGGCAAAAAAAGCATATGAAAAAAATAACATTGAATTTGTACTAATTGGAACAAAAAATTTATATACCTTAATTAAGAATCTTAAGTGTAAAAAATCAATTATTAAGTCCGAAGACGAACTTTCATCACTAATAATTAGAAAATATGATGTGGTTATTTTTGACTTATTAGAAATTAAGGATTCAATTTTTAATCTTATTTCACCTTTCTTCAAGTTAAAAGTTTCAATTTCTCCAATAATAAATCAGTTTGAAAAACTAGACCTTTATTTTAATAGAACTAAGTATTTTCCGGATAAATACCTAAACTCATCTGTAAAAAAATATTGTGGATTAGAATATAACATTATTAAAGATGATTGTATTAAAATAGATGAGAGTGATTTTAAAAAGAATCTTGAAATAGAAAATATTCCAATAGCAATCTCTATGGGAGGTAGTGATGCAAAAAATAAAACGCAAAATTATTTAAAGCAGTTAAAAAGAGTAAAAAATCCAGCAACTTTTTGGGTTATGTTAGGAGAAGGTTATAATCACTCTTTTGATGATTTAGTTAAAATAATTAAAGAAGATGACAAGCATGAAGTGATATTAGCAAAAACTAATCATTCGATGTGGCAGGTTCTAAAAAATTGTGTTGCTATTATACTTCCTGGAGGTGTAACTACCTATGAGGCCGTTTATGCTGGATTACCAAGTATTAATTTGATTACAAATCCAAAACAGGAATTTTTATTGAGAGAATTACATGAAAATGATGTTGTTTTAACGGTTGATTTGATTGATGAAAAAAAAGCAAACTCATTAATAGACGTAGTTGATGAATTTATAAACAATAGAGAAAAACTAAAGAAAATACATATAAAATCTTCAAATCTTATTGATAATAAAGGTTCCGATCGTATTTTGTCAATTATTGAATATAATATTAACCAAAAAAAGTTGTAA